Proteins encoded by one window of Brienomyrus brachyistius isolate T26 chromosome 1, BBRACH_0.4, whole genome shotgun sequence:
- the polr3b gene encoding DNA-directed RNA polymerase III subunit RPC2 isoform X1, whose product MEVLGEEFGTMTPQQLAAPVNTVEEKWKLLPAFLKVKGLVKQHIDSFNYFINVEIKKIMKANEKITSDADPMWYLKYLNIYVGMPDVEESFNVTRPVCPHECRLRDMTYSAPITVDIEYTRGTQRIIRNALPIGRMPIMLRSSNCVLMGKTPVEFSKLNECPLDPGGYFIVKGQEKVILIQEQLSKNRIIVEQDRKGAVGASVTSSTHEKKSRTNMIVKQGRFYLRHNTLSEDAPIAIIFKAMGVESDQEIVQMIGTEEHVMAAFAPSLEECQKAQIFTQTQALRYIGNKVRRQRMWGGPKKTKMEEARELLASTILTHVPVKEFNFRAKCIYLAVMVRRVILAQGDNKVDDRDYYGNKRLELAGQLLSLLFEDLFKKFNSELKKISDQIIPKQRAAQFDVVKHMRQDQITNGMVNAISTGNWSLKRFKMDRQGVTQVLSRLSYISALGMMTRISSQFEKTRKVSGPRSLQPSQWGMLCPSDTPEGEACGLVKNLALMTHITTDMEDTPIIKLAFNLGVEDVNLLCGEELSYPSVFLVFLNGNILGVIRDHQKLVDTFRLMRRAGFINEFVSISTNLTDRCVYISSDGGRLCRPYIIVKRGQPAVTNKHIEELSQGYRNFEDFLHESLVEYLDVNEENDCSIALYEYMITKYTTHLEIEPFTLLGVCAGLIPYPHHNQSPRNTYQCAMGKQAMGTIGYNQRNRIDTLMYLLAYPQRPMVKTKTIELIDFEKLPAGQNATVAVMSYSGYDIEDALVLNKASLDRGFGRCLVYKNAKCTLKRYTNQTFDKVMGPMLDAATRKPIWRHNILDADGICSPGEKVENKQVLVNKSMPTVTQTPLEGGAQPGQPQYREVPVTYKGSTDSYIEKVMISSNAEDAFLIKILLRQTRRPEIGDKFSSRHGQKGVCGLIVPQEDMPFCDSGICPDIIMNPHGYPSRMTVGKLIELLAGKAGVLDGRFHYGTAFGGSKVKDVCEDLIHYGYNYQGKDYVTSGITGEPLEAYIYFGPVYYQKLKHMVLDKMHARARGPRAVLTRQPTEGRSRDGGLRLGEMERDCLIGYGASMLLLERLMISSDAFEVDVCGQCGLLGYSGWCHYCRSSCHVSSLHIPYACKLLFQELQSMNIVPRLKLSRYNE is encoded by the exons ATGGAGGTTCTTGGCGAGGAGTTTGGTACTATGACGCCTCAGCAGCTCGCCGCCCCGGTTAATACGGTGGAG gaAAAGTGGAAACTTTTGCCAGCCTTTTTGAAG GTGAAAGGGTTGGTGAAACAACACATTGACTCTTTTAACTACTTCATTAATGTAGAG ATAAAGAAGATCATGAAAGCCAATGAAAAGATAACCAGTGATGCTGATCCCATGTGGTATTTAAA GTACCTGAACATCTACGTGGGGATGCctgatgtggaggagagcttCAATGTCACCAGACCGGTGTGTCCACATGAG TGCCGTCTGCGGGACATGACCTACTCTGCCCCCATCACGGTGGACATAGAGTATACACGAGGGACCCAGCGCATCATCCGCAACGCGCTGCCAATTGGAAG AATGCCTATCATGTTGCGTAGCTCCAACTGTGTCTTGATGGGGAAGACGCCTGTCGAATTCTCCAAGCTGAACGAATGCCCCCTGGATCCAG GAGGTTACTTCATTGTTAAGGGCCAGGAGAAGGTAATTCTCATCCAGGAGCAGCTTTCAAAGAACAGGATCATTGTGGAGCAGGACCGGAAGGGGGCCGTTGGGGCCTCTGTGACCAG CTCCACCCACGAGAAGAAGAGCAGAACCAACATGATAGTCAAGCAGGGTCGATTTTACCTGAGGCACAACACGCTCTCTGAGGATGCCCCAATTGCCATCATTTTTAAG GCCATGGGTGTGGAGAGTGACCAGGAGATCGTGCAGATGATTGGCACTGAGGAGCATGTGATGGCTGCCTTCGCTCCAAGTCTGGAGGAGTGCCAGAAGGCCCAGATCTTCACACAAACTCAG gctcTGAGGTACATTGGAAACAAAGTACGCCGCCAGCGAATGTGGGGGGGTCCAAAGAAGACCAAGATGGAGGAAGCCAGGGAGCTGTTGGCATCCACCATTCTGACACACGTGCCT GTAAAGGAGTTCAACTTCAGAGCGAAGTGTATTTACCTGGCGGTGATGGTTCGGAGGGTGATTTTGGCTCAAGGGGACAATAAGGTGGATGACCGAgattactatggaaacaaacgTCTTGAGCTGGCCGGACAG CTGCTCTCACTACTCTTTGAAGACCTGTTCAAGAAATTCAACTCGGAACTGAAGAAGATCTCTGATCAGATCATCCCCAAGCAGCGAGCTGCCCAGTTTGATGTGGTTAAGCACATGCGGCAGGACCAGATCACCAACGGCATGGTTAACGCCATCTCGACC GGAAACTGGTCACTGAAGAGATTCAAGATGGACCGACAGGGCGTGACCCAGGTTTTGTCCCGTCTATCCTACATCTCAGCCCTTGGTATGATGACTCGGATCTCCTCACAGTTTGAGAAGACCAGGAAGGTCAGCGGGCCGCGCTCACTGCAGCCCTCCCAATGGGGCATGTTGTGTCCCTCCGACACGCCTGAAGGAGAG GCCTGTGGGCTGGTGAAAAACCTGGCCTTGATGACTCACATCACTACCGACATGGAAGATACACCCATCATCAAGCTGGCCTTCAACCTGGGTGTTGAAGACGTTAACCTGCTGTGTGGAGAGGAGCTGTCCTACCCCAGTGTCTTTCTCGTTTTCCTCAACG GTAACATCCTGGGCGTGATCCGAGATCACCAGAAGCTGGTGGACACTTTTCGACTGATGAGGCGTGCCGGGTTCATTAACGAGTTCGTCTCCATCTCCACCAACCTGACCGACCGCTGCGTGTACATCTCATCTGACGGGGGGCGGCTGTGCAG GCCGTATATTATTGTGAAAAGGGGCCAGCCAGCTGTCACCAACAAGCACATCGAGGAACTTTCCCAAGGATACAG GAACTTTGAGGACTTCCTCCATGAAAGCTTGGTGGAATATCTCGACGTGAACGAGGAAAATGACTGCAGTATCGCCCTTTACGAATACATGATTACGAA ATACACCACGCATCTAGAAATCGAACCCTTTACTCTGCTGGGAGTGTGTGCTGGTCTGATTCCCTACCCTCACCACAACCAGTCCCCCAGAAACACCTACCAGTGTGCTATGGGCAAGCAAGCAATGG GGACAATTGGGTACAATCAGCGGAACCGCATTGACACGCTGATGTACCTCCTGGCCTACCCTCAGAGGCCAATGGTCAAGACCAAGACCATCGAGCTGATCGACTTTGAGAAGTTGCCCGCTGGCCAGAATGCTACCGTGGCGGTAATGAGCTATAGTGGTTACGACATTGAGGATGCGCTGGTGCTGAACAAGGCCTCGCTGGACAGAG ggtttggcagatgcctgGTCTACAAGAACGCCAAGTGCACCCTGAAACGCTACACCAACCAGACGTTTGACAAGGTGATGGGGCCCATGCTGGATGCTGCCACCCGCAAGCCCATCTGGCGACACAACATCCTGGACGCCGACGGCATCTGCTCCCCTG GTGAGAAGGTAGAGAACAAGCAGGTTCTGGTGAATAAGTCCATgcccactgtcacacagacgcCCTTAGAGGGCGGTGCCCAGCCGGGACAGCCGCAGTACAGGGAGGTCCCCGTAAC GTATAAAGGCTCGACAGACTCTTACATCGAGAAGGTGATGATCTCCTCCAACGCGGAAGACGCGTTCCTCATTAAGATCTTGCTGAGACAGACCAGGCGTCCGGAAATCGGCGACAAGTTCAGCAGCAGACATGGGCAAAAAG GTGTTTGTGGGTTAATTGTCCCACAAGAGGACATGCccttctgtgactctggaaTCTGCCCGGATATCATCATGAACCCCCATGGCTATCCCTCCCGCATGACG GTGGGGAAACTGATTGAGCTGCTCGCCGGCAAGGCGGGGGTCCTGGACGGCCGGTTCCACTACGGTACGGCCTTCGGCGGCAGCAAGGTGAAGGACGTCTGCGAGGACCTCATCCATTACGGCTATAACTACCAGGGGAAGGACTACGTCACGTCGGGCATCACCGG GGAACCACTGGAGGCGTACATCTACTTCGGCCCAGTTTATTACCAGAAGCTCAAGCACATGGTTCTGGACAAAATGCACGCCAGGGCCCGTGGACCCAGGGCTGTGCTCACCAG GCAGCCCACCGAGGGGCGCTCTAGGGATGGTGGCCTCCGTCTGGGGGAGATGGAGAGGGACTGTCTGATTGGCTACGGGGCCAGCATGCTGTTGCTGGAGAGGCTTATGATTTCCAGCGACGCGTTCGAGGTTGATGTCTGTGGACAGTGCGGCCTGCTGGGATATTCGGGCTG GTGTCACTACTGCCGCTCCTCGTGTCACGTGTCCTCGCTGCACATCCCATACGCCTGCAAGCTGCTCTTCCAGGAGCTGCAGTCCATGAACATCGTACCGCGTCTCAAGCTGTCCCGCTACAATGAGTGA
- the LOC125735789 gene encoding MOB kinase activator 2-like, producing the protein MGGCHSYTSTTDAKSAPPTSQADFSDISGHKLKNNNSKVAPSLEEKPYLLNDYVSEHIGHMDMRMLSALPMGFDRAEWIASNTVAFFKNISLLCGALSEYCTCKTCPTINGPGNMVYSWMDEHGRKVKCSAPLYTDYALSYIQELLTDEAVFPTRTGTPFPNGYTFMVQKVFLFLFRTLAHLYWVHFRDVVRLDMHPHLNTLLIHLVTFSREFGLLEPAETAPLDDLISALMEFNGV; encoded by the exons ATGGGAGGCTGCCACAGCTACACGAGTACCACCGACGCCAAGAGCGCCCCCCCTACCAGCCAGGCTGACTTCTCCGACATCAGCGGACACAAGCT AAAAAACAACAACTCCAAAGTGGCCCCGTCCCTGGAAGAAAAGCCCTACCTGCTGAATGACTACGTGTCGGAGCACATCGGCCACATGGACATGAGGATGCTGTCGGCGCTACCTATGGGGTTCGACAGGGCCGAATGGATTGCCAGCAACA CCGTGGCTTTTTTCAAGAACATCAGTCTCCTCTGCGGTGCTCTCTCGGAGTACTGCACCTGCAAAACCTGCCCCACCATCAACGGCCCAGGCAACAT GGTTTACTCCTGGATGGACGAGCACGGGAGGAAGGTGAAGTGCTCCGCCCCCTTGTACACAGACTACGCCCTGTCCTACATCCAGGAGCTGCTCACTGACGAGGCCGTTTTCCCCACGAGGACAG GCACGCCTTTCCCGAATGGCTACACCTTCATGGTACAGAAGGTTTTCCTCTTCCTGTTCCGGACGTTGGCGCACCTGTACTGGGTCCACTTCCGGGACGTGGTGCGCCTGGACATGCACCCACACCTGAACACGCTGCTGATTCACCTAGTGACCTTCAGCCGAGAGTTCGGGTTACTGGAGCCCGCAGAGACGGCACCCCTGGATGACCTCATCTCGGCGCTGATGGAGTTCAATGGCGTTTGA
- the polr3b gene encoding DNA-directed RNA polymerase III subunit RPC2 isoform X2 produces the protein MEVLGEEFGTMTPQQLAAPVNTVEEKWKLLPAFLKVKGLVKQHIDSFNYFINVEIKKIMKANEKITSDADPMWYLKYLNIYVGMPDVEESFNVTRPVCPHECRLRDMTYSAPITVDIEYTRGTQRIIRNALPIGRMPIMLRSSNCVLMGKTPVEFSKLNECPLDPGGYFIVKGQEKVILIQEQLSKNRIIVEQDRKGAVGASVTSSTHEKKSRTNMIVKQGRFYLRHNTLSEDAPIAIIFKAMGVESDQEIVQMIGTEEHVMAAFAPSLEECQKAQIFTQTQALRYIGNKVRRQRMWGGPKKTKMEEARELLASTILTHVPVKEFNFRAKCIYLAVMVRRVILAQGDNKVDDRDYYGNKRLELAGQLLSLLFEDLFKKFNSELKKISDQIIPKQRAAQFDVVKHMRQDQITNGMVNAISTGNWSLKRFKMDRQGVTQVLSRLSYISALGMMTRISSQFEKTRKVSGPRSLQPSQWGMLCPSDTPEGEACGLVKNLALMTHITTDMEDTPIIKLAFNLGVEDVNLLCGEELSYPSVFLVFLNGNILGVIRDHQKLVDTFRLMRRAGFINEFVSISTNLTDRCVYISSDGGRLCRPYIIVKRGQPAVTNKHIEELSQGYRNFEDFLHESLVEYLDVNEENDCSIALYEYMITKYTTHLEIEPFTLLGVCAGLIPYPHHNQSPRNTYQCAMGKQAMGTIGYNQRNRIDTLMYLLAYPQRPMVKTKTIELIDFEKLPAGQNATVAVMSYSGYDIEDALVLNKASLDRGFGRCLVYKNAKCTLKRYTNQTFDKVMGPMLDAATRKPIWRHNILDADGICSPGEKVENKQVLVNKSMPTVTQTPLEGGAQPGQPQYREVPVTYKGSTDSYIEKVMISSNAEDAFLIKILLRQTRRPEIGDKFSSRHGQKDSPRFCNWVAGREQKCGSSAGHREPS, from the exons ATGGAGGTTCTTGGCGAGGAGTTTGGTACTATGACGCCTCAGCAGCTCGCCGCCCCGGTTAATACGGTGGAG gaAAAGTGGAAACTTTTGCCAGCCTTTTTGAAG GTGAAAGGGTTGGTGAAACAACACATTGACTCTTTTAACTACTTCATTAATGTAGAG ATAAAGAAGATCATGAAAGCCAATGAAAAGATAACCAGTGATGCTGATCCCATGTGGTATTTAAA GTACCTGAACATCTACGTGGGGATGCctgatgtggaggagagcttCAATGTCACCAGACCGGTGTGTCCACATGAG TGCCGTCTGCGGGACATGACCTACTCTGCCCCCATCACGGTGGACATAGAGTATACACGAGGGACCCAGCGCATCATCCGCAACGCGCTGCCAATTGGAAG AATGCCTATCATGTTGCGTAGCTCCAACTGTGTCTTGATGGGGAAGACGCCTGTCGAATTCTCCAAGCTGAACGAATGCCCCCTGGATCCAG GAGGTTACTTCATTGTTAAGGGCCAGGAGAAGGTAATTCTCATCCAGGAGCAGCTTTCAAAGAACAGGATCATTGTGGAGCAGGACCGGAAGGGGGCCGTTGGGGCCTCTGTGACCAG CTCCACCCACGAGAAGAAGAGCAGAACCAACATGATAGTCAAGCAGGGTCGATTTTACCTGAGGCACAACACGCTCTCTGAGGATGCCCCAATTGCCATCATTTTTAAG GCCATGGGTGTGGAGAGTGACCAGGAGATCGTGCAGATGATTGGCACTGAGGAGCATGTGATGGCTGCCTTCGCTCCAAGTCTGGAGGAGTGCCAGAAGGCCCAGATCTTCACACAAACTCAG gctcTGAGGTACATTGGAAACAAAGTACGCCGCCAGCGAATGTGGGGGGGTCCAAAGAAGACCAAGATGGAGGAAGCCAGGGAGCTGTTGGCATCCACCATTCTGACACACGTGCCT GTAAAGGAGTTCAACTTCAGAGCGAAGTGTATTTACCTGGCGGTGATGGTTCGGAGGGTGATTTTGGCTCAAGGGGACAATAAGGTGGATGACCGAgattactatggaaacaaacgTCTTGAGCTGGCCGGACAG CTGCTCTCACTACTCTTTGAAGACCTGTTCAAGAAATTCAACTCGGAACTGAAGAAGATCTCTGATCAGATCATCCCCAAGCAGCGAGCTGCCCAGTTTGATGTGGTTAAGCACATGCGGCAGGACCAGATCACCAACGGCATGGTTAACGCCATCTCGACC GGAAACTGGTCACTGAAGAGATTCAAGATGGACCGACAGGGCGTGACCCAGGTTTTGTCCCGTCTATCCTACATCTCAGCCCTTGGTATGATGACTCGGATCTCCTCACAGTTTGAGAAGACCAGGAAGGTCAGCGGGCCGCGCTCACTGCAGCCCTCCCAATGGGGCATGTTGTGTCCCTCCGACACGCCTGAAGGAGAG GCCTGTGGGCTGGTGAAAAACCTGGCCTTGATGACTCACATCACTACCGACATGGAAGATACACCCATCATCAAGCTGGCCTTCAACCTGGGTGTTGAAGACGTTAACCTGCTGTGTGGAGAGGAGCTGTCCTACCCCAGTGTCTTTCTCGTTTTCCTCAACG GTAACATCCTGGGCGTGATCCGAGATCACCAGAAGCTGGTGGACACTTTTCGACTGATGAGGCGTGCCGGGTTCATTAACGAGTTCGTCTCCATCTCCACCAACCTGACCGACCGCTGCGTGTACATCTCATCTGACGGGGGGCGGCTGTGCAG GCCGTATATTATTGTGAAAAGGGGCCAGCCAGCTGTCACCAACAAGCACATCGAGGAACTTTCCCAAGGATACAG GAACTTTGAGGACTTCCTCCATGAAAGCTTGGTGGAATATCTCGACGTGAACGAGGAAAATGACTGCAGTATCGCCCTTTACGAATACATGATTACGAA ATACACCACGCATCTAGAAATCGAACCCTTTACTCTGCTGGGAGTGTGTGCTGGTCTGATTCCCTACCCTCACCACAACCAGTCCCCCAGAAACACCTACCAGTGTGCTATGGGCAAGCAAGCAATGG GGACAATTGGGTACAATCAGCGGAACCGCATTGACACGCTGATGTACCTCCTGGCCTACCCTCAGAGGCCAATGGTCAAGACCAAGACCATCGAGCTGATCGACTTTGAGAAGTTGCCCGCTGGCCAGAATGCTACCGTGGCGGTAATGAGCTATAGTGGTTACGACATTGAGGATGCGCTGGTGCTGAACAAGGCCTCGCTGGACAGAG ggtttggcagatgcctgGTCTACAAGAACGCCAAGTGCACCCTGAAACGCTACACCAACCAGACGTTTGACAAGGTGATGGGGCCCATGCTGGATGCTGCCACCCGCAAGCCCATCTGGCGACACAACATCCTGGACGCCGACGGCATCTGCTCCCCTG GTGAGAAGGTAGAGAACAAGCAGGTTCTGGTGAATAAGTCCATgcccactgtcacacagacgcCCTTAGAGGGCGGTGCCCAGCCGGGACAGCCGCAGTACAGGGAGGTCCCCGTAAC GTATAAAGGCTCGACAGACTCTTACATCGAGAAGGTGATGATCTCCTCCAACGCGGAAGACGCGTTCCTCATTAAGATCTTGCTGAGACAGACCAGGCGTCCGGAAATCGGCGACAAGTTCAGCAGCAGACATGGGCAAAAAG acagtccacgtttctgcAATTgggtagctgggagggagcaaaaatgtggatcgtcTGCGGGTCACCGAGAACCAAGCTGA